In a single window of the Acyrthosiphon pisum isolate AL4f chromosome X, pea_aphid_22Mar2018_4r6ur, whole genome shotgun sequence genome:
- the LOC100574871 gene encoding uncharacterized protein LOC100574871, translating to MTTHNLQIDIDGQLLGHKTFLFNVEESALDYIQQAGSNDCIPSIVEFLTNCVQQGVIQLNVEELVKDVQFTVSIPKRNINFCNLAKSVNVKDDQCSQAIDWHNISDVNEESEFENEEVDKPNKKTNATTTTVECSNETSQKIQNEKEAVHQVIFTDGMTKFMLEKYGQLMNFIGPMKKFKRKLDMWKQIAKDMEEELGVKCTHTQIENRYKTVSKRKKVIVNNNKNTGAARMDDEYENEWKQITNKDDSIIPEVMRSTKVVVINKKDITESKPKKMKTDSSQLMLLKFLKEKEESKERRHQEKMELIRSILNK from the exons atgaccaCTCATAATTTACAAATCGATATCGACGGTCAATTGTTGGGCCACAAAACGTTTTTGTTCAACGTGGAAGAATCTGCTTTAGATTATATACAGCAAGCTG GTAGTAATGATTGTATTCCAAGTATAGtcgaatttttaacaaattgtgTGCAACAAGGTGTTATTCAACTTAATGTGGAAGAACTTGTTAAAGATGTTCAATTTACAGTTTCAATTCCTAAGAG AAATATAAACTTCTGTAATTTAGCTAAGTCAGTAAATGTTAAAGATGATCAGTGTAGTCAGGCTATTGATTGGCATAACATTAGTGATGTCAACGAAGAATCTGAATTTGAAAATGAAGAAGTGGACAAAcccaataaaaaaactaatgctACGACTACTACAGTTGAATGTTCCAATGAAACTTCTCAAAAAATCCAGA ATGAAAAAGAAGCTGTACACCAAGTTATTTTCACTGATGGTATGACCAAGTTTATGCTGGAAAAGTACGGACAGCTTATGAATTTTATTGGTCCGATGaagaaatttaaaagaaaactaGATATGTGGAAACAAATAGCTAAAGATATGGAAGAAGAACTTGGTGTAAAATGCACACATACACAGATTGAAAATCGTTATAAAACCGTGAGCAagagaaaaaaagtaattgttaataataacaaaaatacagGCGCAGCTAGAATGGATGATGAATATGAAAATGAAtggaaacaaataacaaataaggACGATAGCATTATTCCAGAAGTCATGCGAAGTACAAaggttgttgttattaataaaaaggaTATTACAGAatctaaaccaaaaaaaatgaaaaccgaTAGCTCACAATTGATGTTGTTAAAATTTCTAAAGGAAAAAGAGGAATCTAAAGAAAGGCGCCATCAAGAAAAAATGGAGCTCATaagatcaattttaaataaatga
- the LOC100572504 gene encoding putative nuclease HARBI1, producing the protein MNNHEHDVLTLMSYLSSSESDDDELINYIIKQPVIRPKISNFISNVVHSYSDKQFKGSFRMERATAYYLIKTFEDSSFFPQQHKYEPGQTSENYILSYIWFSANKSCLRDVAERFGNGLTTQFRINDRVMNFLIDISPKVINFDEGITNLAREFKKVSGMPHVIGCIDGTSIPIRTPAHKIKSTYTNRHDMPSITLQGVCDYKKKFIDVFTGIPAKIHDARVFVLSDLSKDLPSMCEKKYNLLGDGAYPIREWLLVPYKDYGRLTESQKTFNKTLSSTRVLIENTFGLLKSRFRQLLQLDIHSVDKITKFIISSCVLHNLCIDMDDHIELRDEENEELLNGPDDTVFETDMSLKKNGETKRDAIKNSIQYQ; encoded by the exons atgaataatcatGAACATGATGTTTTAACTTTAATGAGTTATTTATCATCGAGCGAAAGCGATGACGAtgaattgattaattatattataaaacagccTGTTATAAGACctaaaatttctaattttatttctaatgttGTTCACTCATACTCAGATAAACAG tttaaaggcAGCTTTAGAATGGAAAGAGCTacagcatattatttaataaaaacatttgaagaTTCTTCATTTTTCCCACAGCAGCATAAATATGAACCTGGTCAAACTTCAGAAAACTATATTCTTTCATATATTtg GTTTTCTGCCAACAAATCATGTTTACGAGATGTGGCTGAACGTTTTGGTAATGGTTTAACCACTCAATTCCGTATCAATGATAGAGTGATGAACTTTTTGATTGACATTTCACCCAAAGTTATAAATTTTGATGAAGGCATTACTAATTTAGCTAGGGAATTTAAAAAG gTGTCTGGAATGCCTCATGTCATTGGATGCATCGATGGAACATCTATTCCTATTCGAACACCAGCTCACAAAATTAAAAGCACTTATACAAATAGGCATGACATGCCATCGATCACACTACAAGGAGTGtgtgattacaaaaaaaaatttatcgatGTATTTACTGGAATACCCGCAAAGATCCACGATGCCAGAGTATTTGTTTTATCTGATTTAAGTAAAGATCTACCATCAATGTGTGAAAAGAAGTACAATTTACTTGGTGACGGAGCATATCCTATTCGAGAATGGCTACTTGTACCGTACAAAGACTATGGAAGATTAACTGAATCacagaaaacatttaataaaacattaagttCCACTAGAGTGCTGATTGAAAATACATTCGGTCTTCTCAAGTCCCGCTTTAGGCAACTTTTGCAGTTGGATATACATTCTGTCGACAAGATAACTAAATTCATAATATCATCATGTGTACTGcataatttatgtatagatATGGATGACCATATTGAATTGAGAGATGAAGAAAATGAAGAATTACTCAATGGACCTGACGACACAGTGTTTGAAACTGATatgtcactaaaaaaaaatggtgaaacgAAACGAGATGCTATAAAAAATAGCatacaatatcaataa